Proteins encoded in a region of the Gammaproteobacteria bacterium genome:
- the rpoD gene encoding RNA polymerase sigma factor RpoD, whose amino-acid sequence MSDTNTPQSSLKSLIAKGKEQNYLTYAEVNDHLPQSISDPDQVEDIIQMINDMGIKVFETAPDTDALLMAEDENEVGTEDEVAAAEAAAALAAVESEAGRTTDPVRMYMREMGTVELLTREGEIVIAKRIEEGIRELMKAMAHFPGTVEHVLNEYALVESEERRLNELITGYQEPSDDDDIPPPAASEEPAVAESSKDDSDDDDDGLDTDDDDESASGPDPEEARIRFTELRKQYDKAAATVAKQGRGNKKSIEELDKLGDLFKCFKLTPKQFDPLLTHIRAVLTRLRRHERNIMTLCVRNAKMPRKVFIESFPGHEIDEKWINQHISAGEAYSELLVNVKNDVIRAQRKLRMMEEENGLTIAEIKDINRQMSIGEAKSRRAKKEMVEANLRLVISIAKKYTNRGLQFLDLIQEGNIGLMKAVDKFEYRRGYKFSTYATWWIRQAITRSIADQARTIRIPVHMIETINKLNRISRQMVHEKGRDPTPEELGERMEMSEEKVRRVLKIAKEPISMETPIGDDEDSHLGDFIEDATVDSPVDASIDEGLREATKEVLGSLTAREAKVLRMRFGIDMNTDHTLEEVGKQFDVTRERIRQIEAKALRKLRHPTRSDHLRSFLDE is encoded by the coding sequence ATGTCTGATACCAACACTCCGCAATCCAGTCTCAAATCTCTGATCGCCAAAGGAAAGGAGCAGAACTACCTGACCTACGCAGAGGTTAACGACCACCTGCCACAGTCGATTTCCGATCCGGATCAGGTCGAAGACATCATCCAGATGATCAACGACATGGGCATCAAGGTCTTCGAGACCGCACCCGATACCGATGCCCTGCTGATGGCCGAAGACGAAAACGAGGTCGGCACCGAAGACGAGGTGGCTGCGGCGGAAGCGGCAGCAGCCCTGGCAGCGGTTGAAAGCGAGGCCGGCCGCACCACGGACCCGGTACGCATGTATATGCGCGAGATGGGCACCGTGGAGTTGCTTACGCGCGAGGGCGAAATTGTCATCGCCAAACGCATCGAGGAAGGCATTCGCGAGCTGATGAAAGCCATGGCCCACTTCCCGGGTACCGTTGAACATGTGCTGAACGAATACGCCCTGGTGGAGTCGGAAGAGCGCCGCCTCAACGAGCTGATCACCGGCTACCAGGAGCCCAGCGACGATGACGACATCCCCCCGCCCGCCGCCAGCGAAGAGCCGGCCGTGGCTGAGTCCTCGAAGGACGACAGCGATGATGACGATGATGGGCTGGACACTGATGACGACGATGAGTCCGCATCCGGTCCTGACCCTGAGGAAGCTCGTATACGCTTTACCGAGCTGCGCAAGCAGTATGACAAGGCAGCTGCCACCGTAGCCAAACAGGGCAGAGGCAACAAGAAGTCAATCGAGGAGCTGGACAAGCTGGGCGACCTGTTCAAGTGCTTCAAACTGACACCGAAGCAGTTCGACCCCCTGCTGACCCATATCCGCGCCGTTCTGACGCGACTGCGTCGTCACGAGCGCAATATCATGACCTTGTGCGTGCGCAACGCAAAAATGCCCCGCAAGGTTTTTATCGAATCCTTTCCTGGCCACGAGATCGACGAAAAGTGGATCAACCAGCACATCAGTGCCGGCGAGGCGTATTCCGAACTGCTGGTGAACGTCAAGAACGACGTGATCCGGGCACAGCGGAAGCTGCGCATGATGGAAGAGGAAAATGGCCTCACTATCGCCGAAATCAAGGATATCAACCGTCAGATGTCCATTGGCGAAGCCAAGTCGCGACGCGCCAAGAAGGAAATGGTGGAGGCCAACCTGCGCTTGGTAATTTCCATCGCCAAGAAATACACCAACCGGGGCCTGCAATTCCTTGACCTGATCCAGGAAGGCAATATCGGCCTGATGAAGGCGGTGGACAAGTTTGAATACCGCCGTGGCTACAAGTTTTCAACCTATGCCACGTGGTGGATTCGTCAGGCGATTACCCGCTCTATCGCCGACCAGGCACGCACGATCCGGATTCCGGTGCACATGATCGAAACCATCAACAAGCTCAACCGTATCTCGCGCCAGATGGTGCATGAGAAAGGCCGTGACCCGACCCCCGAAGAACTGGGCGAGCGCATGGAAATGTCGGAAGAGAAGGTGCGCCGGGTGCTGAAAATCGCCAAGGAGCCCATCTCCATGGAAACTCCGATCGGCGATGATGAAGACTCCCACCTGGGCGATTTCATCGAAGATGCCACGGTCGATTCCCCGGTGGATGCGTCCATCGACGAAGGCCTGCGTGAAGCCACCAAGGAAGTTCTGGGCAGCCTTACAGCCCGCGAGGCCAAGGTACTGCGCATGCGCTTCGGCATCGACATGAATACGGATCACACCCTGGAAGAAGTCGGCAAGCAGTTCGACGTCACCCGGGAACGCATCCGGCAGATTGAAGCCAAAGCCCTGCGCAAGCTGCGTCACCCGACCCGCTCGGATCACCTGCGCAGCTTCCTGGACGAATAG
- a CDS encoding PA2779 family protein: MFNNNLQGGLKKIAMLLALSLFTTTVSMSASADLVSTEQLSAQQEVEKVRNEVKNYIARDEVREKMLELGVSHADVDQRIDNLTDQEVMELYEGMDSMPAGEGVLGVVISLLVIFILLDVAGVTDIFPAV; this comes from the coding sequence ATGTTTAACAACAATCTGCAAGGCGGCCTCAAAAAAATCGCGATGCTGCTGGCACTCAGTCTTTTCACTACCACTGTCTCCATGTCGGCCAGCGCTGACCTGGTATCTACGGAACAACTTTCCGCACAACAGGAAGTTGAGAAGGTACGCAATGAAGTGAAGAACTACATCGCGCGTGATGAAGTCCGGGAGAAGATGCTGGAACTGGGCGTGAGCCATGCCGACGTCGATCAGCGAATCGATAATCTTACGGACCAGGAAGTCATGGAATTGTATGAGGGAATGGATTCAATGCCAGCAGGCGAAGGAGTTTTAGGTGTGGTTATCAGCCTGCTGGTAATCTTCATTCTGCTGGACGTCGCCGGCGTGACGGATATTTTTCCGGCTGTATAA
- a CDS encoding PA2778 family cysteine peptidase: MSQSAIRFSLLLTLWLSLAACRSAPQSEALLSENPRSIPVSAMISDLPFFPQERYQCGPAALATVLSHNDRLTTPAELERFMYLPERQGTFQLEVVAAARSTGRVTYALEPLLKDILIEIDAGNPVIVFQNLGLRRWPVWHFAVVKGYDLEAGTLILNSGTIEDHEMKIKTFERTWGRADHWAIVALNPGELPETANPDAYFASLVDFEHSFNGEDSVVEAFKTALRRWPGHQLLGMGLANLYIERQEYADARLQLVQLLQQRPTLAPAHNNLAHVYLQLGEYARARVHAEAAIIHGSTFITSYQDTLQQINQYAIDQ, encoded by the coding sequence ATGAGCCAATCCGCCATCAGATTTTCCCTGCTGCTCACTCTCTGGCTGAGTCTGGCTGCCTGCCGGTCAGCCCCTCAGTCAGAGGCGCTGCTTTCTGAGAACCCGCGTTCAATACCCGTGAGCGCGATGATCAGCGATCTTCCCTTTTTCCCCCAGGAGCGTTATCAGTGCGGCCCGGCCGCATTGGCAACCGTGCTAAGCCACAACGACAGGCTCACGACGCCGGCGGAACTGGAAAGATTCATGTATCTACCCGAAAGGCAAGGTACCTTTCAGCTTGAAGTTGTTGCCGCTGCGCGCTCTACAGGTCGTGTTACCTATGCGCTCGAACCTTTACTGAAAGACATCCTAATCGAGATAGACGCGGGCAATCCTGTTATCGTGTTCCAGAATCTTGGCCTGCGGCGCTGGCCAGTCTGGCACTTTGCAGTGGTCAAAGGATACGACCTGGAAGCGGGCACACTGATTCTCAACTCGGGTACGATTGAGGATCATGAGATGAAAATCAAAACCTTTGAAAGAACCTGGGGCCGTGCGGATCACTGGGCAATCGTCGCCCTCAATCCCGGGGAATTGCCAGAGACAGCGAATCCGGATGCTTACTTTGCCAGCCTGGTTGACTTTGAACATAGTTTTAACGGCGAAGATAGCGTAGTAGAGGCGTTCAAAACGGCGTTACGCCGCTGGCCCGGTCATCAGCTACTCGGAATGGGCCTGGCCAATCTCTACATTGAACGGCAGGAATATGCTGATGCCAGATTACAGCTGGTTCAGCTGTTACAACAGCGCCCGACTTTGGCCCCCGCCCATAATAACCTGGCCCATGTTTATCTGCAGCTCGGCGAATACGCCAGAGCCAGAGTACACGCAGAAGCTGCGATCATTCATGGCTCAACATTTATTACCAGCTATCAGGATACCTTACAGCAAATAAATCAGTATGCGATTGATCAATAG
- a CDS encoding YegS/Rv2252/BmrU family lipid kinase → MVSNTLLLVNENSSRADSTVLTSAIETLESAGITVNCQITHSAQEVAQLINRYQSSVDLITVMGGDGTVNTALEPVIKARRPLGVLPTGTGNDFARSIGIGTDIEKAAEAIVRDKRKQVSVGSVNGNYFLNAAHIGLGASASEQLDPGLKSLAGVLAYPISVLAAFRRNKRFAVKVESHDWQQTFRVMHVAVANGRFFGGGHLVDQSASLYDDNLRLFCLERFPWWKFFFLALTLRIGLVRYTDHVNYKSAQHFEVATKRPMSIVIDGENIGTTPACFKNCPSLLEVIAGNM, encoded by the coding sequence ATGGTGTCGAACACGTTACTACTGGTAAATGAAAACAGCAGTCGTGCAGATTCTACTGTGCTGACCAGCGCCATCGAGACACTCGAATCTGCCGGAATTACAGTCAACTGCCAGATCACGCATAGCGCACAGGAAGTCGCGCAGTTGATTAACAGATACCAGTCCTCCGTTGATCTTATTACCGTCATGGGAGGCGATGGCACTGTCAATACTGCCCTGGAACCGGTAATCAAGGCGCGACGCCCGTTGGGGGTACTGCCCACTGGAACCGGCAATGACTTCGCCCGATCGATAGGAATCGGCACCGATATCGAAAAAGCGGCTGAAGCGATTGTCAGAGACAAAAGAAAACAGGTAAGTGTTGGAAGCGTCAACGGCAACTACTTCTTGAATGCCGCACACATCGGACTTGGAGCCAGCGCATCAGAACAACTGGATCCCGGCCTCAAAAGCCTGGCGGGGGTGCTCGCTTACCCGATTTCCGTTCTAGCCGCATTCCGGCGAAACAAACGATTCGCCGTTAAGGTCGAAAGCCACGACTGGCAGCAAACCTTTCGGGTCATGCATGTCGCAGTTGCCAATGGCCGTTTTTTTGGCGGCGGGCACCTGGTCGACCAGTCCGCCAGCCTCTATGACGACAACCTGCGCCTGTTCTGCCTTGAGCGATTCCCGTGGTGGAAGTTCTTTTTCCTGGCACTGACATTGCGCATAGGACTTGTTCGTTATACAGACCATGTTAACTACAAAAGCGCTCAGCATTTCGAAGTGGCAACAAAAAGGCCAATGAGCATCGTCATTGATGGCGAGAACATCGGAACCACACCGGCATGCTTCAAAAATTGCCCGTCTTTACTCGAAGTAATAGCCGGCAATATGTAA
- a CDS encoding mechanosensitive ion channel family protein, with translation MRLINRLKPATLWLTLLLMLPAAHVALGAEQATRSSNGTTEQGSETRESESGRETNEDAASSERIESIAVHRIRQLIVTLESPTARQQFVENLRTLIEVEDDENFTFSLSETLDISDTSSSLLGSYIRLINRLGLDGNLVGKGILITAVTLSCLIFVLLNNWISRALEKPLAGVRERYGLSRNRLGLLFTGQRLAGYLAALVVFTYTVYSIITSSDGQVVFPSWGTNVAESIAVFLLLLLIVIGSWELINAGLEYGMKTVSSVDKSRVDTLLPVARNFLFFIVSILFVMVLLAELGLDIWPILAGAGVLGIAVGFGAQTLVKDFLIGFTIVLEDLIQVGDVARLADKVGLVEKITLRKIQLRGLDGTVYTVPHSDISVVENLTKEYSYYLMDIGVGYSENTDKVIECLKSVDDDIQNNDKLKDKILEPLEILGVDKLDDSAVVIRARIKTQPHDKWLVGREYNKRIKQAFDDSNIEIPFPHRTLYFANTLHSESDAVNPARDS, from the coding sequence ATGCGATTGATCAATAGGTTAAAGCCGGCAACATTGTGGTTAACACTACTGCTGATGCTGCCGGCTGCACATGTGGCCCTCGGCGCCGAACAGGCAACCCGGAGTTCGAATGGTACCACGGAGCAGGGTAGCGAAACCCGTGAAAGTGAATCAGGTAGAGAAACCAACGAAGATGCAGCAAGCAGCGAACGTATCGAGAGCATAGCAGTCCATCGGATCAGGCAGCTGATAGTCACTTTGGAAAGTCCGACCGCCAGGCAGCAGTTTGTCGAAAACCTGCGCACACTGATCGAAGTGGAAGACGATGAAAACTTCACGTTTTCGTTGAGTGAGACCCTCGATATTTCCGATACAAGCAGCAGCCTGCTGGGATCATACATCCGCCTGATAAACAGATTGGGGCTCGATGGAAATCTGGTCGGCAAGGGTATATTGATTACAGCAGTAACACTATCCTGCCTGATTTTCGTACTGCTGAACAACTGGATCTCTCGAGCACTGGAAAAGCCCCTGGCAGGGGTCAGAGAGCGCTACGGACTCAGCCGCAACAGGCTGGGACTGCTCTTCACAGGTCAGCGCCTGGCAGGCTATCTGGCAGCTCTGGTAGTTTTCACCTATACGGTCTATTCGATCATCACCTCTTCAGACGGACAAGTGGTTTTTCCCAGTTGGGGCACGAACGTGGCCGAATCAATTGCGGTGTTCCTGCTACTGCTGTTGATCGTTATAGGAAGCTGGGAGCTCATAAACGCCGGCCTGGAATATGGCATGAAGACGGTCTCCAGCGTCGACAAATCCAGGGTCGATACGCTGTTGCCAGTAGCCAGGAATTTCCTGTTCTTCATTGTCTCAATTCTTTTTGTCATGGTGCTGCTTGCGGAGCTGGGACTGGACATATGGCCGATACTGGCAGGCGCAGGCGTTTTGGGCATAGCCGTAGGATTCGGTGCTCAGACATTGGTAAAAGACTTTCTGATCGGCTTTACGATTGTATTGGAAGATCTGATTCAGGTGGGTGACGTCGCACGCCTGGCAGATAAAGTTGGGCTGGTGGAAAAAATCACGCTACGCAAAATACAGCTGCGCGGTCTGGACGGTACGGTTTATACCGTGCCTCATAGCGATATTTCGGTAGTGGAGAACCTGACCAAGGAATACAGCTATTACCTGATGGATATCGGTGTTGGCTATAGCGAAAACACCGACAAGGTCATTGAGTGTCTTAAATCGGTAGACGATGACATTCAGAATAACGACAAGCTGAAAGACAAGATTCTTGAACCGCTGGAAATACTGGGCGTAGATAAACTTGACGATAGCGCCGTTGTCATCAGAGCCAGGATCAAGACTCAGCCACACGATAAATGGCTGGTCGGCAGGGAGTATAACAAACGGATCAAGCAAGCGTTTGACGACAGCAATATTGAGATACCGTTTCCGCATCGCACACTCTACTTCGCGAATACCCTGCATTCCGAAAGCGACGCTGTAAATCCTGCGCGGGATTCTTGA
- the dnaG gene encoding DNA primase, with product MAGLIPQSFIDDLLNRADIVDVVDKRVKLRKTGKNYSGLCPFHQEKSPSFSVEPDKQFYYCFGCGVGGNAIGFLMNFDGLDFPQAVEALAGEYGLEVPREATSRAEQQRQSRAAQLLQLLDQAKHFYQTRLRQDSNRQEAIDYLKTRGLSGAIARDFMLGYAPPGWDNLLSALGTTEEQRKLLLEAGLVVEKEKQNRSDTDEPAGDGDNPHYYDRFRNRILFPIRNSRGQVVGFGGRVLSDEKPKYLNSPETAVFHKGRELYGLFEARRANQKLERALVVEGYMDVIALAQSGISNAVATLGTACNANHLNRLFRLVNEVIFCFDGDEAGRAAAWRALQASIPLMEDGREINFLFLPEGEDPDSLVRQIGKERFLERMDNAMPLADFFFEKLAADLDLEDIADRARLGKLARPLLSQFPKGIYGELMLDRLAALVGVSKAQLDGLAGNQPAAIPERPADTAPGHVQDWQQQGSRSAPRPGNTPISQKKSWSLKAIELILAKPGIALEIDRDLSQLAELDGENSRMLLDLIELVRNTPNITTYTMLGYFYDSPVGNRLTQLMREEKITPTEGISEEFRQIIDRILSDTQKKSDIDRTLQELREKLSRPAGLPD from the coding sequence ATGGCAGGACTGATCCCGCAAAGCTTCATCGACGACCTGCTCAATCGGGCGGATATAGTCGATGTCGTCGACAAGCGGGTGAAGCTGCGCAAGACCGGCAAGAACTATTCCGGACTGTGCCCTTTTCACCAGGAAAAATCCCCCTCTTTCAGCGTTGAGCCGGATAAACAGTTCTACTACTGTTTCGGCTGTGGCGTCGGCGGCAACGCAATTGGTTTCTTGATGAACTTCGACGGCCTGGATTTTCCCCAGGCCGTGGAGGCCCTGGCCGGCGAGTACGGCCTGGAAGTACCTCGGGAGGCAACCAGCCGGGCAGAACAGCAGCGGCAATCCCGGGCTGCGCAACTGCTGCAGCTGCTGGACCAGGCCAAGCATTTTTATCAGACCCGCCTGCGCCAGGACAGCAACCGCCAGGAGGCAATCGACTACCTGAAAACCAGAGGCCTGAGTGGCGCCATCGCCAGGGACTTCATGCTTGGCTATGCCCCGCCGGGCTGGGACAACCTGCTGTCAGCCCTTGGCACCACGGAAGAACAGCGTAAGCTGTTGCTCGAGGCCGGCCTCGTCGTCGAAAAAGAAAAACAAAACCGCTCTGATACGGACGAGCCTGCCGGGGACGGTGACAACCCTCACTACTACGATCGCTTCCGGAACCGCATCCTGTTTCCAATCCGCAACAGCCGCGGCCAGGTAGTCGGCTTTGGCGGCCGGGTGCTGAGCGATGAGAAACCCAAGTACCTGAACTCGCCGGAAACCGCAGTCTTCCACAAAGGCAGGGAGCTTTATGGTCTGTTTGAAGCCCGGCGTGCCAATCAGAAGCTGGAGCGCGCACTGGTCGTGGAAGGCTATATGGACGTTATAGCCCTGGCGCAATCCGGTATCAGCAATGCCGTGGCAACTCTGGGCACCGCCTGTAACGCCAATCACCTCAACCGGCTGTTCCGGCTGGTTAACGAGGTTATTTTCTGCTTTGACGGGGACGAGGCCGGCCGAGCCGCGGCGTGGCGGGCCCTGCAGGCCAGCATTCCGCTTATGGAGGATGGCCGCGAGATTAATTTCCTGTTCCTGCCGGAGGGAGAGGACCCGGACAGCCTGGTCAGGCAGATCGGCAAGGAACGCTTTCTCGAGCGCATGGACAACGCCATGCCGCTGGCGGACTTCTTCTTTGAAAAGCTGGCGGCGGACCTGGACCTGGAAGATATCGCCGACCGGGCCAGACTCGGGAAACTCGCGCGCCCCCTGCTGAGTCAGTTCCCGAAGGGCATCTACGGGGAGTTGATGCTGGATCGACTGGCAGCCCTGGTGGGTGTGAGCAAAGCCCAGCTTGACGGCCTGGCAGGAAATCAGCCCGCCGCCATACCGGAGCGCCCTGCCGACACTGCGCCTGGCCATGTACAGGACTGGCAGCAGCAAGGTTCCCGGTCCGCACCCAGGCCTGGAAATACCCCCATCAGCCAGAAAAAATCCTGGAGCCTGAAAGCGATCGAGCTGATTCTGGCCAAACCCGGGATTGCGCTGGAAATCGACCGGGATTTGTCCCAACTGGCGGAACTGGACGGCGAAAACTCCCGCATGCTGCTGGATCTCATTGAATTGGTGCGTAACACCCCCAATATAACCACCTATACGATGCTGGGGTACTTCTACGATTCCCCGGTCGGCAACCGGCTTACCCAACTGATGCGCGAAGAGAAAATAACCCCCACGGAGGGGATCAGCGAGGAATTCAGGCAGATAATTGACAGAATATTGTCAGATACCCAGAAGAAGTCGGACATTGACAGAACCCTTCAGGAACTGCGCGAAAAGCTGAGCCGTCCGGCAGGGCTGCCGGATTAA
- a CDS encoding TlpA disulfide reductase family protein translates to MHRIAALLVLSLCSSLASAQAVTVLYGDRIVELQETLPDATDLWVKPADLTRINDFELKPEGACFEAICIPVLQDRDSEMFITRQGQGWFNVTELADKVRQSYVADYDDAIWSFGEMPVKRQSFLRGGKAPDFELPDRDGNPVRLSDFRGKKVLLLTWASWUGCRLDVPVWQVIYDELKDQNFEIISVAQDSGGEAAAGPIYDDGKVTYTAIIDVNHYISALYNLVNVPSGVWIDEEGNIVRINEGTYAKEHAGGAFGTNDYVPLVRDWVARGADSEYVWDRTRVRENIVQRTPDAERAQPAFLLGTHYFTNGNDQKAEQYWTMAQELDPTSWNYLRQDLQYEDGGSAGPEWRARRDRIESAGGTYYKPLDIEPN, encoded by the coding sequence ATCCACAGAATAGCGGCGCTGCTGGTGCTGTCGCTGTGCAGCTCGCTGGCGAGTGCACAGGCGGTGACAGTGCTGTATGGCGATCGTATCGTCGAGCTGCAGGAAACGCTGCCCGATGCCACGGATCTTTGGGTGAAACCGGCAGATCTGACGCGTATCAATGATTTCGAATTGAAGCCGGAGGGAGCCTGCTTCGAAGCAATCTGTATTCCCGTGCTGCAGGATCGCGACAGCGAGATGTTCATCACCCGTCAGGGTCAGGGCTGGTTCAACGTGACTGAGCTGGCGGACAAGGTACGGCAGTCTTACGTGGCGGACTATGACGATGCCATCTGGAGTTTTGGTGAAATGCCGGTCAAGCGACAGAGCTTTCTGCGCGGTGGTAAGGCGCCGGATTTTGAATTGCCTGACCGCGATGGAAATCCGGTTCGCCTTTCCGATTTTCGAGGGAAAAAGGTCCTGCTGCTGACCTGGGCCTCGTGGTGAGGATGTCGACTTGACGTGCCCGTGTGGCAGGTGATTTACGACGAACTCAAAGATCAGAATTTCGAAATTATTTCAGTAGCCCAGGATTCCGGTGGCGAAGCAGCCGCTGGTCCGATTTATGACGATGGCAAGGTAACGTACACGGCCATTATCGATGTAAACCATTACATCAGTGCGCTGTACAACCTGGTGAATGTCCCGTCAGGCGTGTGGATCGACGAGGAGGGCAATATTGTCCGCATTAACGAGGGTACTTACGCCAAGGAGCATGCTGGCGGCGCTTTTGGAACCAATGATTACGTGCCTTTAGTGCGCGACTGGGTTGCCAGGGGAGCCGACAGTGAGTATGTCTGGGACCGCACCCGGGTGCGGGAGAACATCGTACAGCGTACTCCTGACGCGGAGCGTGCCCAGCCGGCCTTTCTTCTGGGAACCCATTACTTTACCAACGGTAATGATCAGAAGGCGGAGCAGTACTGGACCATGGCCCAGGAACTGGACCCCACCAGCTGGAACTATCTGCGCCAGGATCTGCAGTACGAGGACGGCGGATCGGCAGGACCCGAATGGCGGGCCCGGCGCGACCGGATTGAAAGTGCCGGAGGTACTTACTACAAACCGCTGGACATCGAGCCGAACTGA
- a CDS encoding DUF1328 domain-containing protein: MLGWVLTFFIFAIIAGVLGFSGIAGASAGIAQLLFMIFIVLLLISLIARAIRGRPPV; encoded by the coding sequence ATGTTAGGTTGGGTACTTACTTTTTTTATCTTTGCGATTATTGCGGGCGTGCTGGGTTTTAGCGGAATCGCAGGAGCCTCTGCCGGAATAGCTCAGTTGTTGTTTATGATTTTCATCGTGCTGTTGCTGATTTCTCTCATCGCCAGAGCTATACGAGGCCGCCCGCCCGTATAA